A genome region from Pseudomonas anguilliseptica includes the following:
- a CDS encoding non-ribosomal peptide synthetase: MHEIDSGYPLSPEQQVALDAGRPAAQLRIALTGALDEQRLRQALLALVARHESLRMAQRASKLYRGLRQHLIEAELDWQTLDLRNAADSLEARVAELCAQPFALDSGRLLRAVLVRLDQCDWQLALSLAPSAGDRLSLETLFAELPQVYEQPYAELEEVVQYTQFIDWRAELEADAEAETGRAYWADLGLEQLPALRLGYRRQAQANSHQSCLSQALPAALAAELERLAEARQQPLPTLLQAVWWALLARIGGQPAFAGGWQHDCRHDYEALAGGVGVFDKVLPLPLRLEPSEAFSHWLQRLAVLLEDHVGAQEYWSLNEPQQAHLSAGFALATQPAERLAAGLNWCALALPGTDPRFELALQVRLADSGIALALHHDNAHYGQDDARCLLEQYLCLLQQLPAHADAPIAELNLSPAAHRSRQLALCGAARDFGSASLPARLAHWAALTPEAEALQAGELRLSYRELNERVERLAAALQARGVGAESRVALLLPRSAELVLALLATLRAGAAYVPLDPNWPAARLQKILVDAQPQLLLSESPREDLHGHSLRLADLLSDSQAELAPLDSIRLEHAAYLLYTSGTSGEPKGVVIEHRQLLNYSAAVSEALELNACRRFALTSSVAADLGNTSLFGALWNGACLVVASDVESTDAAAFARFLRAQRIDCLKMVPSHLAALLEDEAASLPATLILGGEATPPALLERIRGLAPSCRIHNHYGPTETTVGLLVHSLGHNPCADDSLPLDRALANGYAYVLEAGAEGLRPAPLGAVGELYLGGAQLSRGYLNRESDAFIDDPLRPGQRLYRSGDRARLLPDGRLQLLGRLDQQLKIRGFRVEPDELEAALLALAGVSQAAVKVAGEQLHAYVVSQRPVDELLSELRGQLPDYLQPTRLLKLAALPRMANGKIDRQALPDPSNQDDDSAMQAPRDALETLLANLYAELLERDAVGTTQSLFDLGGHSLMVIKLCARLRKLLQIEVAPGLVFDHPSVATLAQAMRGLESVPGRLEQIAELRLKLAAMTPEERAALQARAKAAEGQPS, encoded by the coding sequence ATGCACGAAATCGACTCGGGATACCCCCTCAGCCCGGAACAACAGGTCGCCCTCGACGCCGGCCGCCCGGCGGCGCAGCTGCGTATCGCCCTGACCGGCGCGCTGGATGAACAGCGCCTGCGCCAAGCGCTGCTCGCCCTGGTGGCGCGCCACGAAAGCCTGCGCATGGCCCAGCGTGCATCAAAGCTGTATCGCGGCCTGCGCCAACACCTGATCGAGGCCGAGCTGGATTGGCAGACGCTGGACCTGCGCAACGCGGCGGACAGCCTGGAAGCGCGCGTGGCCGAGCTGTGCGCCCAGCCGTTCGCCCTGGACAGCGGCCGCCTGCTGCGCGCCGTATTGGTCCGCCTGGACCAGTGCGATTGGCAATTGGCGTTGAGCCTGGCGCCCAGCGCCGGCGACCGCCTGAGCCTGGAAACCCTGTTCGCCGAACTGCCACAGGTCTACGAGCAGCCATACGCCGAACTGGAGGAGGTGGTCCAGTACACCCAATTTATCGACTGGCGCGCCGAGCTGGAGGCCGATGCCGAGGCCGAAACCGGCCGCGCCTACTGGGCCGACCTCGGTCTCGAGCAACTGCCCGCGCTGCGTCTAGGCTACCGTCGCCAGGCCCAGGCCAACAGCCATCAGAGCTGCTTGAGCCAAGCGCTACCCGCCGCGCTGGCGGCAGAACTGGAACGCCTCGCCGAAGCCCGCCAGCAACCCTTGCCGACCCTGCTGCAAGCCGTCTGGTGGGCGCTGCTGGCGCGCATCGGCGGGCAACCGGCCTTTGCCGGCGGTTGGCAACACGACTGCCGGCACGACTACGAGGCCCTGGCCGGCGGAGTCGGCGTTTTCGACAAAGTCCTGCCGCTACCGCTGCGCCTCGAACCGAGCGAAGCCTTCTCGCACTGGCTGCAACGCTTGGCGGTTCTGCTCGAAGACCATGTCGGCGCCCAGGAATACTGGTCCCTGAACGAGCCGCAGCAGGCGCACCTCAGCGCCGGCTTCGCCCTCGCCACCCAGCCCGCCGAGCGGCTAGCCGCAGGGTTGAACTGGTGTGCCCTGGCGCTGCCTGGCACCGACCCGCGCTTCGAGCTGGCCCTGCAAGTCCGGCTGGCGGACAGCGGCATCGCTCTGGCCCTGCATCACGACAATGCCCACTACGGACAGGACGATGCGCGCTGCCTGCTGGAGCAGTACCTGTGCCTGCTGCAACAGCTGCCGGCGCACGCCGACGCGCCCATCGCCGAACTGAATCTCAGCCCGGCCGCCCATCGCTCGCGCCAACTGGCCCTGTGCGGTGCGGCTCGTGATTTCGGCTCGGCCAGCCTGCCGGCGCGCCTTGCCCACTGGGCGGCGCTCACCCCCGAGGCCGAGGCCTTGCAGGCCGGCGAGCTGCGGCTCAGCTACCGCGAACTGAACGAGCGCGTCGAGCGCCTGGCCGCCGCGCTGCAAGCCCGTGGCGTCGGTGCAGAAAGCCGCGTGGCGCTATTGCTGCCGCGTTCCGCCGAGCTGGTGCTGGCGCTGCTGGCGACGCTGCGCGCCGGGGCCGCCTATGTGCCGCTGGACCCGAACTGGCCGGCCGCGCGCCTGCAGAAAATCCTCGTCGATGCCCAGCCGCAACTGTTGCTGAGCGAGTCGCCGAGAGAGGATCTGCACGGTCACAGCTTGCGCCTCGCCGATCTTCTAAGCGATAGCCAAGCCGAGTTGGCGCCGCTCGACAGCATCCGCCTAGAGCATGCCGCCTACCTGCTCTACACCTCCGGCACCAGCGGCGAGCCCAAGGGCGTGGTGATCGAACACCGCCAACTGCTCAACTACAGCGCCGCCGTCAGCGAAGCGCTGGAGTTGAACGCCTGCCGGCGCTTCGCCCTGACCTCCTCGGTGGCCGCAGATCTGGGCAATACCAGCTTGTTCGGCGCCCTGTGGAACGGCGCCTGCCTGGTGGTGGCCAGTGACGTGGAGAGCACCGATGCCGCCGCCTTCGCCCGTTTCCTTCGTGCGCAGCGCATCGATTGCCTGAAGATGGTGCCCTCGCACCTCGCCGCACTGCTCGAAGACGAGGCCGCAAGCCTGCCGGCAACCCTGATCCTCGGCGGCGAAGCCACCCCGCCCGCACTGCTGGAGCGTATCCGCGGCCTGGCTCCGAGCTGCCGCATCCACAACCACTACGGCCCCACCGAAACCACGGTCGGCCTGCTGGTGCACAGCCTAGGACACAACCCTTGCGCTGACGACAGCCTGCCGCTCGACCGCGCCCTGGCCAACGGCTACGCCTACGTGCTGGAAGCCGGCGCCGAGGGCTTGCGCCCGGCGCCGCTGGGCGCCGTCGGTGAGTTGTACCTGGGCGGCGCGCAGCTGAGCCGCGGCTACCTCAATCGCGAGTCCGATGCCTTTATCGACGACCCGCTGCGCCCCGGCCAACGCCTCTACCGCAGCGGCGACCGTGCTCGCCTGCTGCCCGACGGCCGCCTGCAACTGCTCGGCCGGCTCGACCAACAGCTGAAGATCCGCGGCTTTCGCGTCGAACCGGACGAGCTGGAGGCCGCACTCCTGGCCCTCGCCGGCGTAAGCCAGGCGGCGGTGAAGGTCGCCGGCGAACAGCTGCACGCCTATGTGGTCAGCCAACGCCCCGTAGATGAACTGCTAAGCGAACTGCGCGGACAACTGCCGGATTACCTGCAACCGACCCGCCTGCTCAAGCTGGCTGCGCTGCCGCGCATGGCCAACGGCAAGATCGACCGCCAGGCCCTGCCCGACCCCAGCAATCAGGACGACGACAGTGCAATGCAAGCACCGCGCGATGCCCTGGAAACCCTGCTCGCCAACCTCTACGCCGAACTGCTGGAGCGCGATGCAGTGGGCACTACCCAGAGCCTGTTCGACCTCGGCGGCCATTCGCTGATGGTGATCAAGCTCTGCGCGCGGCTGCGCAAGCTGCTGCAAATCGAAGTGGCCCCCGGCCTGGTCTTCGATCACCCCAGCGTCGCCACATTGGCCCAGGCCATGCGCGGCTTGGAAAGCGTGCCAGGGCGCCTGGAGCAGATCGCCGAACTGCGCCTCAAGCTCGCCGCCATGACCCCGGAAGAACGCGCGGCCCTGCAGGCCCGTGCGAAAGCAGCCGAAGGGCAACCGAGTTGA